ATTCAAATCTTTAATTCTCGTTACACCAGCCGGACTATCGGATTTTGGCGAAGACTACTCTCGCAGCGTTTTTGCCCAAGTAGTTAGCGTTCCCATTGTTGATCGTTTGCTTTATAGCGCTGGAATTTCTACCCGTGGCGGTATTCGTAATTTTTTAGAAAAACGGCAATTTGCCCAGTCTAATCGCATATACGAGGAAATTGTTGAGGCTTATCTCCTCTCTGCCCAGCAACCGAATGCTGAATATGCAGCCCTATCTTTTGTCCGTGGCGACTTATGTTTTGATTTATCCCTATACATTGAACAGTTGACAACTCCTACCGCGATTATTTGGGGACAACAGTCCGAATTTACTGGCCCGGAAATTGGTCGTCGTCTTTGGGAGAAGAATCCCCAAGCAATCCAAGTGTTTCAACAATTAGAAAATGTGGGATTAACGCCTCAGTTGGAATTACCAGCTGTGACTATTGGGTTGATTCGGCAATTTTTACCGATGCTGGATTAGCAGAGGCTCAGATCCCCGAATTATACAAGAAGTCGGGGATCTTGGAGTTACTAGCTGATTGGGGATTGCTGTAGCTATTAGCCAAAAATCAGGGAATGTTAGCTGTCTTTTATTCTCACATCGATCACAGTGGAATTAAAGTTATAGTTAAAACCTTCTAATTCAAATGTCGTACCAATTTTTACTTTGCTATTACCTAATACTGGACCACTGTCAGTAATTTGGGCTTTACCTTCTAAAGTTAAAAGCATATCTGTACTGAAATTGTTTGTCCTGGGATCTGGTAATTCTTTCACTGAACCATCTGGTTGGGAAACTGTTAAGGTTCTAGGTAGGACTTGAATGGATTTGATCCCAATCTG
The DNA window shown above is from Nodularia sp. LEGE 06071 and carries:
- a CDS encoding alpha/beta fold hydrolase, which produces MFQPQGFEQRSIITSLGKMVYYTATSSPWQDDSTAKHERETLVFLHGLGGGSSAYEWSKVYPAFAAEYRVLAPDLMGWGRSEHPARNYIIDDYLTTIQEFIQHTCTGPVKVIASSLTAGFTIRVAIAHPDLFKSLILVTPAGLSDFGEDYSRSVFAQVVSVPIVDRLLYSAGISTRGGIRNFLEKRQFAQSNRIYEEIVEAYLLSAQQPNAEYAALSFVRGDLCFDLSLYIEQLTTPTAIIWGQQSEFTGPEIGRRLWEKNPQAIQVFQQLENVGLTPQLELPAVTIGLIRQFLPMLD